One window of the Zea mays cultivar B73 chromosome 3, Zm-B73-REFERENCE-NAM-5.0, whole genome shotgun sequence genome contains the following:
- the LOC103650696 gene encoding rho GTPase-activating protein 3 has translation MQGGGGDEEDALAGRRPPRGGGDDEKMEIGWPTDVRHVAHVTFDRFHGFRGVPEELLQQQAAAAVVVDVVDGIVRAPSASKTVFGVSTESMQCSYDGRGNSVPTVLLHLQRRLVDQGGLRAEGIFRVAADGAQEQYARDQLNNSGVVPDGVDVHCIAGLIKAWFRELPGGLLDALPADEVTRCQTEEDCARLCGARLPAPRAALLDWAVNLMADVAREEKANKMGTRNVAMVFAPNMTRADDPLTALAHAVQLMNFLNMLVERALKHEHHRLASSSSSSSARAPTRPHSESEMRSSHDDADRSPDLIK, from the exons ATGCAGGGCGGCGGCGGTGACGAGGAGGATGCCCTCGCCGGGCGGCGGCCTCCGCGCGGTGGTGGCGACGACGAGAAAATGGAGATCGGGTGGCCGACGGACGTCCGGCACGTGGCGCACGTGACGTTCGACCGGTTCCACGGCTTCCGCGGCGTGCCCGAGGAGCTACTgcagcagcaggcggcggcggcggtggtggtggaCGTCGTGGACGGCATCGTCCGGGCGCCCAGCGCCAGCAAGACGGTGTTCGGCGTGTCCACGGAGTCGATGCAGTGCTCCTACGACGGGCGGGGCAACAGCGTCCCCACCGTGCTCCTCCACCTGCAGCGCCGCCTCGTCGACCAGGGCGGCCTCAGGGCGGAGGGCATCTTCAGGGTGGCCGCCGACGGCGCCCAGGAGCAGTACGCCAGGGACCAGCTCAACAACTCGGGCGTCGTGCCAGACGGCGTGGACGTGCACTGCATCGCAGGCCTCATCAAG GCGTGGTTCCGTGAGCTCCCTGGCGGGCTGCTGGACGCGCTGCCGGCGGATGAGGTGACGCGGTGCCAGACGGAGGAGGACTGCGCGCGGCTCTGCGGCGCCAGGCTGCCGGCGCCCAGGGCGGCGCTGCTGGACTGGGCGGTGAACCTGATGGCGGACGTGGCGCGGGAGGAGAAGGCTAACAAGATGGGCACGCGCAACGTGGCCATGGTGTTCGCGCCCAACATGACGCGCGCCGACGACCCGCTCACGGCGctcgcgcacgccgtgcagctcaTGAACTTCCTCAACATGCTCGTCGAGAGGGCGCTCAAGCACGAGCACCACCGGCTGGCctcgtcttcttcctcctcctctgCACGAGCACCGACTCGGCCACATTCAGAGTCAGAGATGCGCAGTAGCCATGACGATGCCGACCGATCGCCGGATCTGATTAAGTAG
- the LOC100279267 gene encoding Beta-fructofuranosidase, insoluble isoenzyme 4 precursor has translation MAMAMARPCAFLLFFLVLFSYDGSGPGSSRRTRRSGVAQATQRVFLYPQAPKVSSIVSSKYRTAYHFQPPKNWINDPNGPMYYNGIYHQFYQYNPNGSLWGNIVWAHSVSTDLVNWIRLAPAIERTTPSDINGCWTGSATILKSGRPAIIYTGADTEKRQVQNVAFPKNLSDPYLREWVKPHDNPVIQPVGRGLNPGQFRDPTTGWIGPDGLWRIAVGAEVDGHSAALLYESEDFVRWDRVDHPLYSSNASAMWECPDFFAAMPGENSGLDMSAAVPDGAKHVLKMSLDGSDKYMVGVYDLKGDAFVPDTVIEDRRLWSRIDYGNYYASKSFFDSKKGRRVIWGWTNETDSSSDDVAKGWAGIHAIPRTIWLDKDSKQLLQWPVEEIESLRGKQVRHQGLELRKGDLFEIKEIDTLQADVEIDFELTSIGSADPFDPSWLLDIEKQCREAGASAHGPFGLVVLASESMEEHTSVHFRVYYRSQEKHMVLMCADLRKSSLRPELYTPAYGGFFELDLEKEKTVVSLRTLIDRSAVESFGGGGRVCIMARVYPAALVDDGGTRMYAFNNGTSTVRVPRLEAWSMRRAQVNKG, from the exons ATGGCCATGGCCATGGCCCGACCTTGTGCTTTCCTTCTCTTCTTCCTAGTTCTTTTCTCCTACGACGGATCCGGTCCTGGGAGCAGCAGGAGGACTAGGAGGAGTGGCGTCGCGCAGGCCACGCAGAGAGTCTTCCTGTATCCACAGGCTCCCAAGGTCTCCTCCATCGTGAGCAGCAAGTACAGGACCGCGTACCACTTCCAGCCTCCCAAGAACTGGATCAACG ATCCAAATG GACCAATGTACTACAATGGTATCTACCACCAGTTCTACCAGTACAACCCAAACGGCTCGCTCTGGGGCAACATAGTCTGGGCGCACTCGGTCTCCACAGATCTCGTGAACTGGATCCGGCTCGCGCCGGCGATAGAGCGGACGACTCCGAGCGACATCAATGGCTGCTGGACAGGTTCAGCCACCATCCTAAAGAGCGGCCGGCCTGCCATCATATACACCGGCGCCGACACCGAGAAGCGTCAGGTCCAGAACGTGGCGTTCCCCAAGAACCTGTCCGATCCGTACCTGCGGGAGTGGGTGAAGCCACACGACAACCCGGTGATCCAGCCGGTCGGACGAGGGCTGAACCCAGGCCAGTTCAGAGACCCGACGACCGGCTGGATCGGCCCGGACGGGCTGTGGAGGATAGCCGTCGGGGCCGAGGTCGACGGCCACAGCGCGGCGCTTCTGTACGAGAGCGAGGACTTCGTGCGCTGGGACAGAGTGGACCACCCGCTCTACTCCTCCAACGCCTCCGCCATGTGGGAGTGCCCGGACTTCTTCGCGGCGATGCCGGGCGAGAACTCCGGGCTGGACATGTCGGCTGCGGTCCCGGATGGCGCCAAGCACGTCCTCAAGATGAGCCTTGACGGCTCTGACAAGTACATGGTCGGCGTCTATGATCTGAAAGGTGACGCCTTTGTGCCGGATACCGTGATCGAGGACCGGAGGCTGTGGTCAAGGATTGACTACGGCAACTACTACGCTTCCAAGTCGTTCTTCGACTCGAAGAAAGGGAGGAGGGTCATATGGGGCTGGACGAATGAGACGGACAGTTCGTCAGACGACGTCGCCAAAGGATGGGCTGGAATCCAT GCAATTCCCAGGACTATATGGTTGGATAAAGACAGCAAGCAGCTGCTGCAATGGCCGGTCGAAGAGATCGAGTCGCTCCGAGGAAAACAAGTCAGACACCAAGGCCTGGAGCTCAGGAAGGGGGATCTGTTTGAGATTAAGGAAATTGACACTCTGCAG GCAGATGTGGAGATAGATTTCGAGCTCACATCCATAGGCAGTGCCGACCCTTTTGACCCTTCCTGGCTCTTGGACATCGAGAAGCAGTGCCGGGAAGCGGGCGCGTCGGCTCATGGCCCGTTCGGGCTCGTGGTTCTTGCTTCTGAGAGCATGGAAGAGCACACCTCCGTGCACTTCAGAGTGTACTACAGATCACAGGAGAAGCACATGGTTCTTATGTGCGCCGATCTGAGGAA ATCGTCCTTGAGACCGGAGCTGTACACGCCAGCCTACGGAGGCTTCTTTGAGCTGGACCTGGAGAAGGAAAAGACGGTGGTATCTCTGAGAACTTTG ATCGATCGCTCTGCGGTGGAGAGCTTCGGTGGAGGCGGCAGGGTGTGCATCATGGCCAGGGTCTATCCGGCGGCGCTCGTCGACGACGGCGGCACTCGCATGTACGCGTTCAACAATGGCACTAGCACCGTCAGAGTGCCCCGGCTAGAAGCGTGGAGCATGAGGAGGGCACAGGTTAACAAGGGATGA
- the LOC100282432 gene encoding Vacuolar protein sorting-associated protein 55 homolog — MAMTVEVLAALAFMFSTSILLQILACALYSNWWPMLAALMYVLVPMPCLFFGGGSTHFLTSREGGGWINAAKFLTGASAMGSLAIPAILRHAGLIETGAMFIEFTSFFILVCTVLCFHRATLDEDW; from the exons ATGGCGATGACCGTCGAAG TGCTGCACTCGCGTTCATGTTCTCCACGAGTATTCTACTGCAGATACTG GCATGCGCTTTGTACAGCAACTGGTGGCCCATGTTAGCAG CTCTCATGTACGTCCTTGTACCAATGCCATGCCTGTTTTTTGGTGGTGGATCCACACACTTCTTGACCAGCAGAGAAGGTGGAGG GTGGATTAATGCTGCAAAATTCTTGACTGGTGCATCGGCCATGGGAAGCCTTGCTATTCCAGCAATTCTGAGGCATGCTGGCTTAATCGAGACCGGGGCCATGTTCATCGAGTTCACGTCCTTCTTCATCCTTGTATGCACAGTGCTGTGCTTCCATAGGGCGACTCTGGATGAAGACTGGTAA
- the LOC100382293 gene encoding leucine Rich Repeat family protein produces the protein MGRLTEEQAAREAGSAGTNAMSLKLTHRALSDVSCLSSFKNLEHLDLGFNCLVTLEGLSSCANLKWLSVKENKLVSLKGVEGLSKLQVLNAGKNELTKMDEVTSLTSLGALILNDNNISSICKLDQLQQLNTLVLSKNPVFTIGNALVKAKSMKKLSLSHCQIENIGSSLVKCVELKELRLSHNKISTIPSDLAKNVKILSLDLGNNFIERSSDLKVLSELRYLRNLNLQGNPVSKKDSLVKKVKKSVPTLRILNAKPLEATSKSDKRSTKENPPSKDEDLIGIDAKKKDKRKGSKQEVKGLEELEVQSVSTGITTSNPGKLEVPDSKEKKKVKEAKTKKSEEPYHANNSSLKNKEVQSFVYDTSTKDKKEAKRKKFVDEEDVDAEGIDNTEISFADLMFSNVGNPETKLKNISTLEAAPDGKSVGGLVIDHTKKRKKPKGVVTITDSSALKMFSSMPEVGAGGLGLSGWDE, from the exons atgggGCGGCTGACCGAGGAGCAGGCGGCGCGCGAGGCGGGCTCGGCGGGGACCAACGCTATGTCCCTCAAGCTCACACACCGCGCTCTCTCCGAC GTGTCGTGCCTGAGCAGCTTCAAGAACCTGGAGCACCTCGACCTCGGCTTCAACTGCCTCGTCACCCTCGAG GGTTTGTCCTCCTGTGCCAATTTGAAGTGGCTttcggttaaggaaaacaagcttGTGAGCTTAAAAGGTGTTGAGGGGCTCTCAAAGCTGCAG GTACTGAATGCTGGCAAGAACGAACTTACAAAAATGGACGAGGTCACATCTTTAACAAGCCTGGGAGCATTGATTCTTAATG ATAACAATATTTCTTCCATCTGCAAGCTTGATCAGTTGCAACAGTTGAATACACTTG TTCTCTCTAAGAACCCTGTCTTTACCATTGGCAATGCTTTGGTCAAGGCTAAGTCTATGAAAaag CTATCCTTGTCTCACTGCCAAATAGAAAATATTGGATCTTCTCTTGTTAAGTGTGTGGAACTGAAGGAACTTAGGCTTTCTCACAACAAGATCAGT ACAATCCCTTCAGATTTGGCCAAAAATGTGAAGATCTTGAGCCTTGATTTGGGGAATAACTTTATTGAGAGGAGTTCAGATTTGAAG GTACTTTCTGAATTGCGCTACTTGAGGAACCTTAATTTGCAGGGAAATCCTGTTTCCAAGAAAGACAGTCTTGTCAAAAAG GTTAAGAAATCTGTGCCAACCTTGCGCATACTGAACGCAAAGCCCCTAGAGGCCACCTCCAAGAGTGATAAGAGGTCTACAAAAGAGAATCCTCCGAGCAAAGATGAAGACCTCATTGGGATTGATGCGAAGAAGAAGGATAAAAGGAAGGGATCTAAACAAGAGGTAAAGGGCCTTGAAGAGCTTGAAGTCCAGAGTGTTTCTACAGGTATCACCACTTCGAACCCTGGTAAACTTGAAGTGCCAGACagtaaggaaaagaaaaaggtcAAGGAAGCTAAGACGAAGAAATCTGAAGAGCCGTACCATGCCAATAACAGTAGCTTAAAGAACAAAGAAGTTCAATCTTTTGTCTATGATACCAGCACGAAggacaagaaggaagccaagaggaAGAAATTTGTTGACGAAGAAGATGTAGATGCTGAAGGAATTGACAATACAGAAATCTCGTTTGCAGATTTAATGTTTTCCAATGTGGGCAATCCAGAGACTAAGCTAAAGAACATCTCAACCCTGGAAGCAGCTCCTGATGGAAAATCTGTTGGAGGTCTGGTAATTGATCACACAAAGAAGAGAAAGAAACCAAAAGGTGTTGTCACCATCACTGACTCCTCAGCTCTTAAGATGTTTTCCTCAATGCCAGAGGTAGGAGCAGGAGGGCTTGGCCTGTCAGGATGGGATGAGTAG
- the LOC100381415 gene encoding putative mitochondrial processing peptidase alpha subunit family protein — translation MAMLCRATRVLRKVCGLGPAAAARRLSAAEAFAACEGSLLRPLPGLDLPPCLPDNLSRSPTRITTLPNGLRVATEDVPGPSACIGFFVDSGSIYESGETTGVSHLLERMAFKDTKHRSHLNIVSELELAGGNVGASASREQMVYSYDTLKGYMPEALEILIDCMRNPLFLQEEVERQLVLAREEVNELQKNPEKFLHEQLNLVGYSGALANPLIAPEDALARINDKIIQKFYHENFTADRVVLAASGVDHEHLLGYADLLLKDWHKGTPMEKPKSTYVGGDSRHRADSDMTHVALAFEVPGGWLQERDATIMTVIQTLMGGGGSFSSGGPGKGMHSRLYRRVLNKYHLVDSFSAFNNVYDSSGLFGIYLTTPSDFVAKAVDIAVSELIAVATPGEVTEVELQRAKNSTISSVLMNLESRVVVAEDIGRQLLSYGCRKPIDYFLQCMEEITLDDVATFARKMLATQPTMASWGNVDKVPPYEFICKRLQ, via the exons ATGGCGATGCTCTGCAGAGCCACGCGCGTCCTCCGCAAG GTGTGCGGACTGGgacccgcggcggcggcgcgacgGCTCTCCGCCGCTGAAGCCTTCGCCGCGTGTGAGGGCTCACTCCTGCGCCCTCTACCCGGGCTGGACCTCCCGCCGTGCCTCCCTGACAACCTGAGCCGCAGCCCCACCCGGATCACCACGCTCCCTAACGGCCTCAGAGTCGCCACCGAGGACGTCCCG GGTCCTTCTGCGTGCATCGGTTTCTTCGTCGACTCCGGCTCCATCTACGAGTCCGGGGAGACCACCGGCGTATCGCACCTGCTGGAGAGGATGGCCTTCAAGGACACCAAGCACCGGAGCCACCTCAACATAGTGAGCGAGCTCGAGCTTGCCGGGGGCAACGTCGGCGCTTCAGCCTCCAGGGAGCAGATGGTCTACAGCTATGACACGCTCAAGGGATACATGCCAGAGGCTCTCGAGATCCTCATCGACTGCATGCGCAACCCGCTCTTCCTCCAGGAAGAAGTCGAACGGCAG CTGGTTCTTGCTCGAGAAGAAGTAAATGAGCTACAAAAGAACCCTGAGAAGTTTCTTCATGAACAGCTTAACCTTGTTGGATATTCGGGTGCTCTTGCAAATCCGCTAATAGCTCCTGAGGATGCCCTTGCTAGAATCAATGACAAAATTATTCAAAAGTTCTATCAT GAAAATTTTACTGCTGATCGCGTGGTTCTAGCAGCATCAGGTGTTGATCACGAACACTTGCTAGGCTATGCAGATTTGTTGTTGAAAGATTGGCACAAGGGGACCCCAATGGAAAAGCCAAAGTCTACATATGTTGGTGGAGATTCCAGACACAGAGCAGATTCAGAT ATGACACATGTTGCATTAGCTTTTGAAGTGCCAGGGggctggcttcaagagagagacgCTACAATTATGACTGTCATACAG ACTTTAATGGGTGGTGGTGGTTCATTCTCATCTGGCGGTCCTGGAAAAGGAATGCATTCACGGCTTT ATCGACGTGTCCTAAATAAATATCACTTGGTTGATTCTTTTTCTGCATTTAACAATGTATATGACAGCAGTGGCCTCTTTGGTATCTACTTGACCACA CCATCAGATTTTGTGGCAAAGGCTGTCGACATCGCAGTAAGTGAATTAATTGCTGTCGCAACTCCTGGAGAAG TGACAGAGGTTGAACTGCAACGAGCAAAAAATTCAACGATTTCATCTGTATTAATGAATCTTGAATCTAGG GTAGTTGTTGCCGAAGATATTGGAAGGCAGCTGTTATCTTATGGTTGCAG GAAGCCTATTGACTACTTCCTTCAATGTATGGAAGAAATTACTCTAGATGATGTTGCAACATTTGCCAGGAAGATGCTAGCTACGCAACCCACAATGGCTAGCTGGGGAAATG TTGACAAAGTTCCCCCATATGAATTTATTTGCAAGCGGCTACAATAG
- the LOC100381415 gene encoding putative mitochondrial processing peptidase alpha subunit family protein isoform X2 codes for MAMLCRATRVLRKVCGLGPAAAARRLSAAEAFAACEGSLLRPLPGLDLPPCLPDNLSRSPTRITTLPNGLRVATEDVPGPSACIGFFVDSGSIYESGETTGVSHLLERMAFKDTKHRSHLNIVSELELAGGNVGASASREQMVYSYDTLKGYMPEALEILIDCMRNPLFLQEEVERQLVLAREEVNELQKNPEKFLHEQLNLVGYSGALANPLIAPEDALARINDKIIQKFYHENFTADRVVLAASGVDHEHLLGYADLLLKDWHKGTPMEKPKSTYVGGDSRHRADSDMTHVALAFEVPGGWLQERDATIMTVIQTLMGGGGSFSSGGPGKGMHSRLYRRVLNKYHLVDSFSAFNNVYDSSGLFGIYLTTPSDFVAKAVDIAVSELIAVATPGEEVELQRAKNSTISSVLMNLESRVVVAEDIGRQLLSYGCRKPIDYFLQCMEEITLDDVATFARKMLATQPTMASWGNVDKVPPYEFICKRLQ; via the exons ATGGCGATGCTCTGCAGAGCCACGCGCGTCCTCCGCAAG GTGTGCGGACTGGgacccgcggcggcggcgcgacgGCTCTCCGCCGCTGAAGCCTTCGCCGCGTGTGAGGGCTCACTCCTGCGCCCTCTACCCGGGCTGGACCTCCCGCCGTGCCTCCCTGACAACCTGAGCCGCAGCCCCACCCGGATCACCACGCTCCCTAACGGCCTCAGAGTCGCCACCGAGGACGTCCCG GGTCCTTCTGCGTGCATCGGTTTCTTCGTCGACTCCGGCTCCATCTACGAGTCCGGGGAGACCACCGGCGTATCGCACCTGCTGGAGAGGATGGCCTTCAAGGACACCAAGCACCGGAGCCACCTCAACATAGTGAGCGAGCTCGAGCTTGCCGGGGGCAACGTCGGCGCTTCAGCCTCCAGGGAGCAGATGGTCTACAGCTATGACACGCTCAAGGGATACATGCCAGAGGCTCTCGAGATCCTCATCGACTGCATGCGCAACCCGCTCTTCCTCCAGGAAGAAGTCGAACGGCAG CTGGTTCTTGCTCGAGAAGAAGTAAATGAGCTACAAAAGAACCCTGAGAAGTTTCTTCATGAACAGCTTAACCTTGTTGGATATTCGGGTGCTCTTGCAAATCCGCTAATAGCTCCTGAGGATGCCCTTGCTAGAATCAATGACAAAATTATTCAAAAGTTCTATCAT GAAAATTTTACTGCTGATCGCGTGGTTCTAGCAGCATCAGGTGTTGATCACGAACACTTGCTAGGCTATGCAGATTTGTTGTTGAAAGATTGGCACAAGGGGACCCCAATGGAAAAGCCAAAGTCTACATATGTTGGTGGAGATTCCAGACACAGAGCAGATTCAGAT ATGACACATGTTGCATTAGCTTTTGAAGTGCCAGGGggctggcttcaagagagagacgCTACAATTATGACTGTCATACAG ACTTTAATGGGTGGTGGTGGTTCATTCTCATCTGGCGGTCCTGGAAAAGGAATGCATTCACGGCTTT ATCGACGTGTCCTAAATAAATATCACTTGGTTGATTCTTTTTCTGCATTTAACAATGTATATGACAGCAGTGGCCTCTTTGGTATCTACTTGACCACA CCATCAGATTTTGTGGCAAAGGCTGTCGACATCGCAGTAAGTGAATTAATTGCTGTCGCAACTCCTGGAGAAG AGGTTGAACTGCAACGAGCAAAAAATTCAACGATTTCATCTGTATTAATGAATCTTGAATCTAGG GTAGTTGTTGCCGAAGATATTGGAAGGCAGCTGTTATCTTATGGTTGCAG GAAGCCTATTGACTACTTCCTTCAATGTATGGAAGAAATTACTCTAGATGATGTTGCAACATTTGCCAGGAAGATGCTAGCTACGCAACCCACAATGGCTAGCTGGGGAAATG TTGACAAAGTTCCCCCATATGAATTTATTTGCAAGCGGCTACAATAG
- the LOC100381415 gene encoding putative mitochondrial processing peptidase alpha subunit family protein isoform X1 translates to MLLWLTLRCSRSIAPQVCGLGPAAAARRLSAAEAFAACEGSLLRPLPGLDLPPCLPDNLSRSPTRITTLPNGLRVATEDVPGPSACIGFFVDSGSIYESGETTGVSHLLERMAFKDTKHRSHLNIVSELELAGGNVGASASREQMVYSYDTLKGYMPEALEILIDCMRNPLFLQEEVERQLVLAREEVNELQKNPEKFLHEQLNLVGYSGALANPLIAPEDALARINDKIIQKFYHENFTADRVVLAASGVDHEHLLGYADLLLKDWHKGTPMEKPKSTYVGGDSRHRADSDMTHVALAFEVPGGWLQERDATIMTVIQTLMGGGGSFSSGGPGKGMHSRLYRRVLNKYHLVDSFSAFNNVYDSSGLFGIYLTTPSDFVAKAVDIAVSELIAVATPGEEVELQRAKNSTISSVLMNLESRVVVAEDIGRQLLSYGCRKPIDYFLQCMEEITLDDVATFARKMLATQPTMASWGNVDKVPPYEFICKRLQ, encoded by the exons ATGCTCCTTTGGCTCACGCTTCGCTGCTCCCGTTCCATCGCGCCGCAGGTGTGCGGACTGGgacccgcggcggcggcgcgacgGCTCTCCGCCGCTGAAGCCTTCGCCGCGTGTGAGGGCTCACTCCTGCGCCCTCTACCCGGGCTGGACCTCCCGCCGTGCCTCCCTGACAACCTGAGCCGCAGCCCCACCCGGATCACCACGCTCCCTAACGGCCTCAGAGTCGCCACCGAGGACGTCCCG GGTCCTTCTGCGTGCATCGGTTTCTTCGTCGACTCCGGCTCCATCTACGAGTCCGGGGAGACCACCGGCGTATCGCACCTGCTGGAGAGGATGGCCTTCAAGGACACCAAGCACCGGAGCCACCTCAACATAGTGAGCGAGCTCGAGCTTGCCGGGGGCAACGTCGGCGCTTCAGCCTCCAGGGAGCAGATGGTCTACAGCTATGACACGCTCAAGGGATACATGCCAGAGGCTCTCGAGATCCTCATCGACTGCATGCGCAACCCGCTCTTCCTCCAGGAAGAAGTCGAACGGCAG CTGGTTCTTGCTCGAGAAGAAGTAAATGAGCTACAAAAGAACCCTGAGAAGTTTCTTCATGAACAGCTTAACCTTGTTGGATATTCGGGTGCTCTTGCAAATCCGCTAATAGCTCCTGAGGATGCCCTTGCTAGAATCAATGACAAAATTATTCAAAAGTTCTATCAT GAAAATTTTACTGCTGATCGCGTGGTTCTAGCAGCATCAGGTGTTGATCACGAACACTTGCTAGGCTATGCAGATTTGTTGTTGAAAGATTGGCACAAGGGGACCCCAATGGAAAAGCCAAAGTCTACATATGTTGGTGGAGATTCCAGACACAGAGCAGATTCAGAT ATGACACATGTTGCATTAGCTTTTGAAGTGCCAGGGggctggcttcaagagagagacgCTACAATTATGACTGTCATACAG ACTTTAATGGGTGGTGGTGGTTCATTCTCATCTGGCGGTCCTGGAAAAGGAATGCATTCACGGCTTT ATCGACGTGTCCTAAATAAATATCACTTGGTTGATTCTTTTTCTGCATTTAACAATGTATATGACAGCAGTGGCCTCTTTGGTATCTACTTGACCACA CCATCAGATTTTGTGGCAAAGGCTGTCGACATCGCAGTAAGTGAATTAATTGCTGTCGCAACTCCTGGAGAAG AGGTTGAACTGCAACGAGCAAAAAATTCAACGATTTCATCTGTATTAATGAATCTTGAATCTAGG GTAGTTGTTGCCGAAGATATTGGAAGGCAGCTGTTATCTTATGGTTGCAG GAAGCCTATTGACTACTTCCTTCAATGTATGGAAGAAATTACTCTAGATGATGTTGCAACATTTGCCAGGAAGATGCTAGCTACGCAACCCACAATGGCTAGCTGGGGAAATG TTGACAAAGTTCCCCCATATGAATTTATTTGCAAGCGGCTACAATAG